In one Coccinella septempunctata chromosome 6, icCocSept1.1, whole genome shotgun sequence genomic region, the following are encoded:
- the LOC123315069 gene encoding polynucleotide 5'-hydroxyl-kinase NOL9, which produces MMKLFRKESLKSKSLTKNSNNGVEQEKQKKKRKKRKSILFKPEKRAKVSKHSDNSRDDISEISFTLDEEKTILSDGRSDFDNDRSNEPSDSEEYLNESVDTTYSSSIMDEFLKDTSDERCYNDEDFSTIARKKSMSPFEMKNSFISEVDSSDSIESTLNELIQKSQIDEESDSDSTDSGCEIHECDTEYIVILKYSQTIKLFGFCDLKVLHGKINILGHSLNTSSTKQSVYSPKGTALVTLENTSNFCDDTRKLKNLISKLSKHPILKDLEVRKDSSILLFSKKHDTTMNFIEEHISQWISPKKTTFPCLEINPKGSWNAITLPTKWNEVVQNATSQSKILVCGGKGVGKSTFLRFAVNCLLQKYKAVRVIDLDPGQSEFSVPSTLSVVTVTEPLLGPNYTHLKTADRSILSNINVAPDPDKFIECLKEMVKEDLYDENTPTIINTMGFTNDIAFHLISSIVALLEPNQIVYIESSNRKKNFKKEMTKKTLTEHVKFFTPDLKLDFNFEIEKIPSATDENVGWSLQPRQTREMCILAYFGQMMKENCSTLQDYKLPMFEVDLLDISITDRNNSSVPLEAVNANIVALCRLVNEVSSIFECFGWGVVRCYNPSTRKVILITPTNKDVLEQVTHLVVGCLTLPPSIYMNQEGVVGHIPYIMASDLKGFDQMSKRSRIPFDAEKK; this is translated from the exons atgatgaaattattCAGAAAAGAATCATTGAAGTCAAAAAGTCTAACTAAAAATTCCAACAATGGGGTCGAACAagagaaacagaaaaaaaagagaaaaaaacgtAAGTCAATTTTGTTCAAACCAGAAAAACGTGCGAAAGTTTCAAAACATAGTGATAACAGTAGGGACGATATTTCGGAAATATCATTCACCCTAGATGAAGAGAAAACAATTCTTTCTGATGGAAGGAGTGACTTTGATAATGATCGATCTAATGAACCAAGTGACTCGGAAGAATACCTGAACGAAAGTGTAGATACAACTTATTCAAGTAGTATAATGGATGAATTCTTAAAAGACACTTCAGATGAACGCTGTTATAATGATGAAGATTTTTCTACTATTGCTAGGAAAAAGTCTATGTCCccctttgaaatgaaaaatagtttTATCTCGGAAGTAGACTCAAGTGACAGTATAGAGTCTACATTGAACGAATTGATACAAAAGTCACAAATTGATGAAGAATCAGATTCAGATAGCACTGATTCAGGCTGTGAAATACATGAATGTGATACAGAGTACATTGTTATATTAAAATATTCCCAAACCATTAAATTATTTGGATTCtgtgatttgaaagttttgcatggcaaaattaatattttaggACACTCGTTGAATACTTCTTCAACAAAGCAGAGTGTTTACTCACCAAAGGGAACAGCATTAGTCACTTTGGAAAATACATCAAATTTTTGTGATGATACACGTAAACTCAAAAATTTGATTTCAAAGTTATCAAAACACCCCATTCTCAAAGATTTGGAGGTGAGGAAAGACAGTAGTATATTATTGTTTTCCAAAAAACATGATACCACTATGAACTTCATAGAAGAACATATTTCACAGTGGATTTCTCCTAAGAAAACAACTTTTCCTTGTCTTGAAATCAACCCTAAAGGTTCCTGGAATGCCATTACTTTACCTACAAAGTGGAATGAAGTTGTGCAGAATGCTACTAGTCAATCTAAGATTTTAGTTTGTGGTGGAAAAGGAGTTGGTAAAAGTACATTTTTAAGGTTTGCAGTGAATTGCTTATTGCAGAAGTATAAAGCTGTTAGGGTTATTGATTTAGACCCTGGACAATCTGAGTTCAGTGTGCCAAGTACTTTGTCCGTAGTAACAGTTACGGAGCCTTTGTTGGGGCCCAATTATACCCATCTAAAAACCGCTGATAG ATCGATTTTGAGCAATATAAATGTGGCTCCAGATCCTGATAAATTCATTGAATGCCTAAAAGAGATGGTCAAGGAAGACCTATATGATGAAAACACGCCTACTATAATCAACACAATGGGATTCACAAATGACATAGCCTTTCATTTAATATCTAGTATTGTAGCTTTATTAGAACCTAATCAAATCGTGTACATTGAAAGTAGCAATAGGaagaagaatttcaagaaagaaATGACTAAGAAAACCTTAACAGAGCATGTTAAATTCTTCACCCCCGATTTGAAACTCGATTTTAATTTTgagattgaaaaaattccttcagcGACGGATGAAAACGTTGGTTGGAGTTTGCAGCCTCGTCAGACAAGGGAAATGTGCATTTTGGCTTATTTCGGACAGATGATGAAGGAAAATTGTAGTACATTACAAGATTACAAGTTGCCCATGTTTGA ggTTGACTTATTGGATATTTCAATCACAGACAGAAATAATTCAAGCGTTCCGTTAGAAGCTGTGAATGCTAATATCGTTGCATTATGTCGGCTTGTGAATGAAGTCAGTTCTATATTTGAATGCTTCGGATGGG gagttgTGAGATGTTATAATCCATCCACTAGAAAAGTTATTTTAATCACGCCAACAAATAAAGACGTTTTAGAACAAGTTACCCATCTCGTGGTCGGTTGTTTAACCCTTCCACCGTCAATTTATATGAATCAAGAGGGTGTAGTTGGCCACATACCTTACATTATGGCATCAGATCTGAAAGGTTTCGATCAGATGTCTAAGAGGTCTCGTATCCCGTTTGATGCAGAGAAAAAGTGA
- the LOC123316092 gene encoding recQ-mediated genome instability protein 1-like encodes MQNELHTLKTIFDSNNIPVSIEWLEECINWCKSETLSPSYTLDQLKNSIHDQWLNLDLRDIETSVLPSGLSEKKYMVLNGNYSLQVMKVVDISKPKYWQLQQIRKENILTRPSGNEVRETIGTGKRVLQVTLTDGVQYVEAMEYKPIQLLNINLTPGIKIRLSGPVTIRRGRLMLQEQNIRILGGEVEELLIPNAAENVLASALNLPLNNNPNNIDSKLLTVEQESENITNRSIPRVSNSESIREVQSSRIPNNYSVASTVRQDDFPTDEDMEMMLLEENNLRNKKTERIDIPKNIPSISKSGEPTDEEIALLMEIEDEYVGNSRNAFNKTPDLFEDDFDADQIDHLLEVSKSKENTDIQSEDVGSKNLVPSSSNQAKKRETKSDLITEPPKKIKVPEVNNLDSSLFGDFVNEDLFADLDLDDLEKRVDTKSTVINVVELKTKIREGFVGSCRIRAKFKGIERKVTVQGEEYKAEMRIEDSTGDLIVQVHSDVISKWAGLTPVEMLNLRKSILAGMVEYKNKVQSILQLIMKKILEVDNLMEIDLNGPDSKPVMKEVFY; translated from the exons atgcaGAACGAATTGCATACTCTCAAAACTATTTTCGACTCCAATAACATACCTGTCTCGATAGAGTGGTTAGAAGAATGTATTAATTGGTGTAAGAGTGAAACGCTTAGTCCGAGCTATACACTTGATcaactgaaaaattcaatacatGACCAATGGCTCAATTTGGACTTACGTGATATAGAAACATCAGTTTTACCATCTGGTTTATCAGAAAAGAAGTATATGGTCCTCAATGGTAACTATTCCTTACAAGTAATGAAAGTTGTGGATATTTCAAAACCAAAATATTGGCAACTACAACAGATAAGAAAAGAGAATATCTTAACTAGGCCTTCAGGAAATGAAGTCAGGGAAACAATAG GTACTGGCAAAAGAGTACTGCAAGTCACGTTGACTGATGGAGTTCAATATGTGGAAGCAATGGAATATAAACCAATACAGTTGTTAAATATCAATTTGACTCCTGGCATTAAAATTAGATTAAGTGGGCCTGTAACAATAAGGAGAGGCCGTTTGATGTTGCAAGAGCAAAATATTAGGATACTTGGTGGTGAGGTAGAGGAACTGCTGATACCAAATGCAGCAGAAAACGTTTTAGCTAGTGCACTCAATTTGCCCCTTAATAATAATCCAAATAATATTGACTCGAAATTGTTGACAGTCGAACAAGAATCTGAGA ATATTACAAACAGAAGTATCCCGAGAGTTTCTAATTCAGAAAGCATAAGAGAAGTGCAAAGTTCTCGGATTCCAAACAATTATAGTGTTGCCAGTACAGTAAGGCAAGATGATTTCCCTACAGATGAAGACATGGAGATGATGCTGTTGGAGGAAAATAAtctgagaaataaaaaaacagaaagaaTTGATATTCCCAAGAATATCCCCAGTATAAGCAAATCTGGAGAACCAACAGACGAAGAAATCGCTTTACTCATGGAGATTGAAGATGAATATGTGGGAAATAGTAGAAATGCTTTCAATAAAACGCCGGATTTGTTTGAAGACGACTTTGACGCAGATCAAATCGATCACTTGCTTGAAGTTTCGAAAAGTAAGGAAAATACTGATATTCAAAGCGAAGATGTTGGAAGTAAAAATTTGGTTCCAAGTTCCAGTAATCAGGCAAAAAAACG GGAAACAAAAAGTGATCTGATTACAGAGCCTCCAAAGAAAATTAAAGTACCGGAAGTGAACAATCTAGATTCTAGTCTATTTGGAGATTTTGTGAATGAAGACTTGTTTGCTGATTTGGACTTGGATGATTTAGAGAAGAGAGTTGATACCAAATCTACCGTAATAAATGTGGTTGAACTAAAAACCAAAATTCGTGAAGGTTTCGTGGGTTCCTGTAGAATAAGAGCTAAATTTAAAGGTATAGAAAGAAAAGTCACTGTACAAGGGGAAGAATACAAGGCTGAAATGCGAATTGAAGATTCTACTGGGGATTTAATTGTCCAAGTTCATAGCGATGTTATTTCCAAATGGGCGGGTCTCACACCTGTGGAAATGTTGAATTTGAGAAAGAGTATATTAGCAGGGATGGTTGAATATAAGAACAAAGTTCAGAGT attcttcaattgataatgaaaaaaatattagaaGTGGATAACTTGATGGAAATAGATCTGAATGGACCTGATTCTAAACCAGTTATGAAGGAAGTGTTCTATTAG
- the LOC123316090 gene encoding tyrosine-protein phosphatase non-receptor type 11-like produces MHSRRWFWPNLSGIEAEKVLMERGVDCSFLARPSLNNPGDFTLSVRRNGQVTHIRIQNSGDFLDLYGGEKFATLSELVEHYMENRGQLREKNGDVIELKYPLVCMDPTTERWFHGNLTGKDAETLLGEKGKSGSFLVRESQSKIGDFVLSVRINDIVTHIKIRSTADNSFDVGGGEKFSNLTDLIDHYRKNPMVETSGLVVHLKHPFNATKINASGICSRVKELQRDNGAYEAGFREEFESLQQEESKLLYSREEGTKPENKHKNKYKNILPFDHTRVKLKNFFESDYINANYVKWKNDECSETAGCNKIYENLESIGKTYIATQGCLPVTLRDFWYMVWQEKCRVIVMTTKETERGKKKCEKYWPNQDETETYGEINVENTEETIYLHYTLRRLTITIGQNRRTIFHYHFQAWPDHGVPSDPGSVLNFLQEVNKQYENIKLEQIEGKPPGPVLVHCSAGIGRTGTFIVIDMILDYLKRQGLNSEIDIQKTVQMVRSQRSGMVQTEAQYKFVYLAVKHYIETTTERRKANQKSLEIGRNYTNLYGNTNSLTTNRRMTLSNLPSVPPVTASYNRASWTTFSPNSPEDLIKFFDYENLTMGQQQPNLPPLPPRNSRKPNRGES; encoded by the coding sequence ATGCACTCGAGAAGGTGGTTTTGGCCCAACTTAAGCGGTATAGAAGCAGAAAAAGTTCTGATGGAAAGAGGAGTAGACTGTAGTTTCTTAGCTAGACCGAGTCTAAACAACCCAGGAGATTTCACACTGTCTGTTAGACGGAATGGTCAGGTAACCCACATCAGAATACAGAATTCTGGGGACTTTCTCGACCTGTATGGTGGTGAAAAATTTGCCACTTTGTCAGAGCTCGTAGAGCATTATATGGAGAACAGAGGACAGCTTAGGGAGAAAAATGGCGATGTGATTGAACTGAAATATCCCCTTGTTTGCATGGATCCCACAACCGAGAGATGGTTTCATGGTAACTTAACGGGTAAAGACGCTGAAACTCTACTTGGAGAAAAAGGCAAAAGTGGAAGTTTTCTTGTGAGGGAGAGTCAATCGAAAATTGGAGATTTTGTTTTATCAGTTAGAATCAATGATATAGTAACTCATATCAAAATAAGGTCTACAGCCGACAATAGTTTTGATGTTGGTGGTGGAGAAAAATTCAGCAATTTAACAGATTTGATCGACCATTACAGGAAGaacccgatggtggaaacatcgggTCTTGTTGTGCATTTAAAACACCCGTTtaatgcaacaaaaataaatgctTCTGGTATTTGCTCTAGAGTAAAGGAGCTTCAAAGGGATAACGGAGCTTATGAAGCAGGTTTCAGAGAAGAATTTGAATCACTACAACAGGAGGAATCCAAATTGCTGTACTCAAGGGAAGAAGGAACAAAACCTGAGAACAAGCATAAGAACAAGTACAAAAATATACTGCCATTTGACCATACCCGAGTAaaactgaagaatttttttgaatcggACTATATCAATGCAAACTATGTGAAATGGAAGAATGACGAATGTTCCGAAACAGCAGGATGtaacaaaatatatgaaaatctgGAATCTATAGGAAAAACCTATATAGCGACACAAGGATGTCTACCAGTGACCTTGAGAGATTTTTGGTACATGGTGTGGCAGGAAAAATGCCGTGTTATTGTCATGACGACCAAGGAGACAGAAAGGGGTAAGAAGAAATGTGAAAAGTACTGGCCTAATCAAGATGAAACAGAAACTTACGGAGAGATCAACGTTGAAAACACAGAAGAGACCATTTATCTTCATTACACCTTGAGAAGACTGACAATAACCATTGGACAAAATAGGAGAACCATCTTTCATTACCATTTCCAAGCTTGGCCTGATCATGGAGTCCCCTCCGACCCTGGAAGTGTCTTGAACTTTCTGCAGGAGGTGAACAAACAGTATGAGAATATAAAACTTGAACAAATTGAGGGAAAACCTCCAGGTCCTGTACTAGTTCATTGTTCGGCTGGTATCGGTCGTACTGGTACCTTTATCGTCATAGACATGATCTTAGATTACTTAAAAAGACAAGGACTCAATAGTGAGATAGATATACAGAAAACGGTCCAAATGGTGAGGTCCCAAAGATCTGGGATGGTTCAAACTGAAGCTCAGTATAAATTCGTATACTTAGCAGTGAAGCATTACATAGAAACTACCACAGAACGAAGGAAGGCAAACCAGAAATCTCTAGAGATTGGAAGAAACTACACAAACCTTTACGGTAACACCAATTCCTTAACGACCAACCGAAGAATGACTCTCAGCAATTTACCATCTGTGCCGCCAGTGACTGCAAGCTACAATAGGGCTAGTTGGACTACTTTCTCGCCAAACTCCCCCGAAGACCTCATCAAGTTTTTCGATTACGAAAATCTCACTATGGGTCAGCAACAACCGAATTTACCGCCTCTGCCACCAAGGAACTCAAGAAAACCCAACAGAGGTGAATCATGA